The sequence TTGATCTTCTGATAATTCTAAAATAAGTTGATGATATTGTCGTAAGGTGGGGCGGTGTCCAACACTAACATAAGTCAACTCAATAACTTGCAATTGCTCGTAGAGTGCTTCTTCATTTTCAACATCTAAAGCACTCGTTGCTTCATCAAGGACGACATAGCGCGGTTGGTTAATTAAAATTCTGGCAAACGCAACTCGTTGCTGTTCTCCTAGTGACAAAACTTCTCCCCAATTCATTTCAATATTTAAGCTGCCAAAGCGTTCAATGAGATGGGGAAGATTAACTTTATCTAACACTTCTGCTAGCTGTTCGTTGGTTAACTCTGTTTCTTTTTTCGGATAGATTAATTCTTCTCTCAAACTTCCCAAAATCATATAAGGACGTTGGGGTAAAAACAGAATTTCTGACAATGGAGGACGGATAATTTTACCACTTCCCGATTGCCATAAACCAGCAATTGCCCGGAGTAAAGAACTCTTACCACAGCCGCTTGCGCCCATAATTAGTAGCCCCCCGCCTTGGGGAATATCAACCGTTAAATTTCGCACTAAAGTGCGTTGATAATTGGGGGTTTGTAAGGTCAATTCTTTCACTGCAATCTGCTGGTCATTGACCATTTCAATTGTTGGATTAGGACTTTCGTCTTTCTCTTCTTTTTCAGAATCAGCAAGATTAATATAGTCAGCAAAACCAAAAATTCTGTTAATTCCTGCACCAAATTCGGTCAAAGATTGAAAGCGTGTAATGACAAAATCAAGAGCAAAAAAGATTTGTAAAAAAGCCCCTTGCGCTTCGGTTACTTTCCCTACTGCCAGTTCTCCAGAAAAAACTCGCGGTGCCAAAATTAAAAAAGGGATAGCATATGTAATCAGTTGGAACGTATTAGTAAAAGACTTTAAACCTAAATCTTGCCATAAAATTAAGCGCTTAAAATTATCAAAAACATCATCAAAGCGAAATTTAACTTGGCTTTCTTCTTGTTCTTCTCCTTGGTAAAAGGCAATGGATTCAGCGTTTTCCCGAATGCGAACTAAACCAAAACGAAAATTAGCTTCTCGTTTCAGTTGTTCAAAGTTGAGGCGAACTAATGCTTTGCCAAAAACGCCCACTGTAATTAAAGTTCCAACGATTGCATAAATAAATAGAAAAATTACTAAAGGATAAGAAATGGTCCATAATTCGCCGCTAAATCCAATCACTTGAAATAAAGAAGAAAGAGTAATTAACAAAAAAGTTAGTGACTCTTGAGTAAAGGAACGAACATCTTGAGAAATCCGTTGATCAGGATTATCGATATCGCCATAAGAGGTTAATTTATAGTAAGCGCGATCGCGAAAATAATGATCGAGAAAACGTCCCGTTAACCATCTGCGCCAAAATAATCCTAAGAGATCGATTAAGTACTTTGCCCCTGCAAATAAAGGAATATAGGCGAGAATGACACCAAAATAGACCAGTAATCCACTCCAAAATTGATCTTCACTCATTTGGGAGAGGGCAGTAATTAAATTTCCTCGTTGCTGATTGAGAATGACACTGAGAACTGTATAAGTAATCAGCATGAGGGTAATGACAAGTAATAGCCCTCTCGCTTTCCATTTTTCATCACCAAACCAATAAAGGCGCGCGATCGACCAAAATCGCTTTAGTAATTGAAAATTAATTCGTTGTTGCATCTAGTTTTTTTGTCACACTATTCAATTAAACTGTTGCTAGTGTAACGAATTATGAAGGTCAAAGTTATTTGACGAAGCAATTAGTTTTTACTGTCCTTTAGTGTGCAGAATCAGTTTTGATCAGGATGATAGACGACGTTTCCAGTCTTCATCAATTTGATCGCTACGTTCCGCTTCTTGTTCTATTAAATCTTGCTCTGTAGAATAAGCAATGTTTTCCTCGCTTAAAACAGTTTGTGAAGCAAACGCTTGCGCTTCTTGTAATTTATTGTGTAATTGTTGATCACCACTTGCTAAAATTCGCGCCCGTCGAAAACGTTCGTCATTGCGAGAAGTTATGCCTTTATTTTTTTGTTGAATCCAAAAGTAACGAATTAAAGGAATTATCAAATAACCAATTGCATAAGCAAGTAGTATACCATAAATTCCATTAACAAAAGCAACTAATCCTCCCATTTGTGCAGCGAGTTCTCCTGACAAGAGAGACCCTAGCATTAATGCTAAGATTAAATTCAGTCCTCCTAATCCAATGGCAATCATTTTTTGGGTACTACTTGCTTTGGTAAATTGCCAAGATTTTTCTTGTAAATAAGAGGGGACAGCGTCCTGCTTCTGCATAGTTGCTGTTACTTGTA comes from Cyanobacteria bacterium GSL.Bin1 and encodes:
- a CDS encoding ATP-binding cassette domain-containing protein gives rise to the protein MQQRINFQLLKRFWSIARLYWFGDEKWKARGLLLVITLMLITYTVLSVILNQQRGNLITALSQMSEDQFWSGLLVYFGVILAYIPLFAGAKYLIDLLGLFWRRWLTGRFLDHYFRDRAYYKLTSYGDIDNPDQRISQDVRSFTQESLTFLLITLSSLFQVIGFSGELWTISYPLVIFLFIYAIVGTLITVGVFGKALVRLNFEQLKREANFRFGLVRIRENAESIAFYQGEEQEESQVKFRFDDVFDNFKRLILWQDLGLKSFTNTFQLITYAIPFLILAPRVFSGELAVGKVTEAQGAFLQIFFALDFVITRFQSLTEFGAGINRIFGFADYINLADSEKEEKDESPNPTIEMVNDQQIAVKELTLQTPNYQRTLVRNLTVDIPQGGGLLIMGASGCGKSSLLRAIAGLWQSGSGKIIRPPLSEILFLPQRPYMILGSLREELIYPKKETELTNEQLAEVLDKVNLPHLIERFGSLNIEMNWGEVLSLGEQQRVAFARILINQPRYVVLDEATSALDVENEEALYEQLQVIELTYVSVGHRPTLRQYHQLILELSEDQSWQLKPITAPIES